Proteins encoded by one window of Aphis gossypii isolate Hap1 chromosome X, ASM2018417v2, whole genome shotgun sequence:
- the LOC114121447 gene encoding tRNA selenocysteine 1-associated protein 1-like, producing the protein MYTNQYTPQYSQYNQQYQQYPPNYYQMYNYNQQPAYNIPPPTQTASTFISTNVPVQQPQVTTPGQSVTSLWMGSLEPHMTESFITGAFQKMGEYPKNVKLMRNKNTGETAGYAFVDFYDPVSVMHKLNGKYIPGTNPPVRFKLNHAGNPGKITTSDRDFSVWLGELSSDVDDYQLYKTFACRYQSIRTAKVVLDSAGYSKGYGFIRFGSEEEQKHCLNNMNGFPGLGSKPIKVSSVIPKSERHIVVASNESQGYKASQDYGQYFETNYWHRYSMWNQPQSQNCMLRTEPTIETTAIKTNGNLNLVDYKKSIDIDALNKDLVTQDYNLWDALESSKWLPLDTVEVI; encoded by the exons atgtatacaaatcaaTACACTCCTCAATATTCACAATATAATCAACAATATCAACAATATCCGCCTAATTACTAccaaatgtacaattataatcAACAACCTGCTTATAATATTCCACCACCAACGCAAACAGCTTCAACGTTCATAAGCACAAACGTACCTGTTCAACAGCCACAAGTAACAACTCCCGGACAAAGTGTTACTAGTTTATGGATGGGAAGT ctgGAACCTCATATGACAGAGAGTTTCATCACTGGTGCTTTTCAAAAAATGGGAGAATATCCAAAGAATGTTAAGTTGAtgcgtaataaaaatactggtGAAACTGCTGGCTATGCATTTGTTGACTTTTATGATCCCGTATCTGTTATGCATAAACttaatggaaaatatatacctGGTACTAATCCA CCTGTAAGATTTAAACTCAACCACGCTGGAAATCCTGGAAAAATTACTACAAGCGATAGAGATTTTTCTGTTTGGTTAGGTGAACTTAGTTCTGATGTAGATGATTATCAGTTATATAAAACGTTTGCTTGCCGCTATCAATCTATACGCACAGCTAAAG tgGTTTTAGACAGTGCTGGTTACAGTAAAGGATATGGATTTATTCGTTTTGGCAGTGAAGAAGAACAAAAACACTGTCTTAACAATATGAACGGTTTTCCAGGTCTTGGTTCCAAACCCATAAAGGTTAGCAGTGTCATACCAAAATCAGAAAGGCATATTGTTgt tGCTTCAAATGAATCTCAAGGATATAAGGCTAGTCAAGATTATGGACAGTATTTTGAAACCAACTATTGGCATCGATACTCAATGTGGAACCAACCTCAAAGTCAGAATTGTATGCTTAGGACAGAACCAACGATTGAAACTACTGCTATTAAAACtaatggaaatttaaatttagttg ATTACAAAAAGTCAATTGATATAGATGCATTAAATAAAGATCTAGTGACACAAGATTACAATTTATGGGATGCACTTGAAAGTTCTAAATGGCTACCACTCGACACTGTAgaggttatttaa